A stretch of Christensenellaceae bacterium DNA encodes these proteins:
- a CDS encoding NADH dehydrogenase codes for MNIIARIREAGVVGAGGAGFPTHVKVDCRAEYVIGNGAECEPLLRVDQQVMANFAQEVVAGIRLVMEQVGASYGVIALKEHYHEAAGALKKACAHTNVRLHLMGGYYPAGDERQIVYEVTKRVVPTGGLPLDVGAVVCNVSTLRDIARAAEGIAVTEKYVTVAGAVKSPRTVRSPVGISGKELIAAAGGVTQECVYIIGGPCMGRVEESADVPVTKTTGGLLAIPKGHPLLAAKDGRMNVQLIQAVCCQCSMCTQMCPRNALGLNVQPHKAMRAVAQGADLISPAMNGIFSCCDCGICTYYACNFGLKPSQVMQKFKAEMTAAGIRPKKEVCMEADNQLAEKKLPVSRLVSRLGLEEYDVAAPMKTELLKSDTVDIPLKMHVGAPAVPVVRAGERVQAGTLIADIREKALGAKIHASITGVVDSVDEDRIRIRSGK; via the coding sequence ATGAATATCATAGCAAGGATACGCGAGGCGGGCGTGGTAGGCGCGGGCGGCGCGGGATTTCCGACGCATGTGAAGGTGGACTGCAGAGCGGAGTATGTGATCGGCAACGGTGCGGAGTGCGAGCCGCTTCTGCGCGTGGACCAACAGGTGATGGCAAACTTTGCGCAGGAAGTGGTGGCCGGAATACGGCTGGTGATGGAGCAGGTAGGCGCAAGCTATGGCGTGATCGCCTTAAAGGAGCATTATCATGAGGCGGCAGGGGCGCTTAAAAAAGCGTGCGCGCATACAAACGTGAGGCTGCACCTGATGGGCGGTTACTACCCTGCTGGGGACGAGCGGCAGATCGTGTATGAGGTGACGAAACGGGTGGTGCCCACAGGAGGCCTGCCGCTTGACGTGGGAGCGGTGGTGTGCAATGTGAGCACGCTGCGCGATATTGCACGGGCGGCAGAAGGGATTGCCGTGACGGAAAAGTATGTGACGGTGGCAGGAGCGGTCAAAAGCCCGAGGACGGTGCGCTCGCCTGTCGGCATATCGGGAAAGGAACTGATCGCCGCAGCAGGCGGCGTTACGCAGGAGTGCGTATATATCATCGGCGGGCCGTGCATGGGCAGGGTAGAAGAGAGCGCGGACGTGCCGGTGACCAAGACGACAGGAGGATTGCTGGCGATCCCCAAAGGGCATCCGTTGCTGGCGGCAAAGGACGGGCGCATGAACGTGCAACTGATTCAGGCGGTGTGCTGCCAGTGCTCGATGTGCACGCAGATGTGCCCGCGCAACGCGCTGGGCTTAAACGTACAGCCGCATAAGGCGATGCGCGCGGTGGCGCAGGGCGCGGACCTGATCTCACCGGCCATGAACGGGATATTTTCATGCTGCGACTGCGGGATATGCACATACTATGCGTGCAACTTCGGGCTCAAGCCGTCGCAGGTAATGCAGAAATTCAAGGCGGAGATGACGGCGGCAGGGATCAGGCCAAAGAAAGAAGTATGTATGGAAGCGGACAACCAGCTTGCGGAAAAGAAGCTGCCGGTATCGCGGCTGGTATCGCGGCTGGGCCTTGAGGAATACGACGTGGCGGCGCCGATGAAGACGGAGCTTTTGAAAAGCGATACGGTGGACATCCCCTTAAAGATGCATGTGGGCGCGCCGGCAGTGCCGGTGGTACGCGCGGGCGAGCGCGTGCAGGCAGGGACGCTGATCGCGGACATCAGGGAAAAGGCGCTGGGGGCAAAGATCCACGCGAGCATCACAGGGGTGGTGGACAGCGTGGATGAGGACAGGATACGGATACGGAGCGGCAAATGA
- a CDS encoding propanediol utilization: polyhedral bodies pduT produces MKHSLGMIEVVSIPAGMQAADAMMKAAAVELVYAQAVCAGKYIAVVSGEVAAVEAGVKAGSKSAGPKLIDSVVIAGVHEQVPQAISACSEIGQVQAVGAIETFSLCAAVLVADAAVKAADVDLIEIRLGRGLGGKSFITLTGDVAAVEAAVKAGTGEPQARGLISGSVVIASPHPGIVRTFI; encoded by the coding sequence ATGAAACACTCTTTGGGAATGATAGAAGTGGTGAGCATACCGGCAGGGATGCAGGCGGCGGACGCGATGATGAAAGCTGCGGCAGTGGAGCTTGTATATGCGCAGGCGGTATGCGCGGGAAAATATATCGCGGTGGTAAGCGGAGAGGTAGCGGCAGTGGAGGCGGGTGTGAAAGCAGGAAGCAAGAGCGCAGGGCCGAAGCTGATCGACAGCGTGGTCATCGCAGGGGTACACGAACAGGTGCCGCAGGCGATCAGCGCGTGCAGCGAGATCGGGCAGGTACAGGCAGTGGGGGCCATCGAGACGTTTTCACTGTGCGCGGCTGTTCTGGTCGCGGACGCGGCGGTCAAGGCGGCGGACGTCGATCTGATCGAGATACGGCTGGGCCGGGGCCTGGGAGGCAAATCGTTCATCACCCTCACGGGGGATGTGGCGGCAGTCGAGGCGGCGGTGAAAGCGGGAACAGGCGAGCCGCAGGCACGAGGACTCATATCAGGGAGCGTGGTGATCGCCTCGCCGCACCCTGGAATCGTCAGGACATTCATTTAA
- the eutK gene encoding carboxysome shell protein has product MSKEALGMVETKGLVGAIEAADAMVKAANVELIGKQQIGSGLVTVMVRGDVGAVKASVDAGAAAAKRVGEVYGVHVIPSPHSDVESILPAAAAAKAQGTTAK; this is encoded by the coding sequence ATGTCAAAGGAAGCATTGGGAATGGTAGAAACAAAAGGACTGGTCGGGGCTATCGAGGCGGCGGACGCGATGGTGAAAGCGGCGAATGTTGAGCTGATCGGCAAGCAGCAGATCGGTTCGGGGCTGGTGACGGTGATGGTACGCGGAGACGTGGGCGCGGTGAAAGCGTCGGTGGACGCGGGCGCGGCAGCAGCCAAGCGGGTAGGCGAGGTGTACGGGGTACATGTGATCCCCAGCCCGCACAGCGACGTGGAATCGATCCTGCCGGCTGCGGCGGCAGCCAAGGCGCAGGGCACAACAGCCAAGTAA
- the cchA gene encoding carboxysome shell protein, translating into MEKQALGMVETKGLIGSVEAADAMVKAADVKLVGKEQIGSGLVTVMVRGDVGAVKAAVDAGAVAAKRVGELYGVHVIPSPHSDVEMILPKKV; encoded by the coding sequence ATGGAGAAGCAGGCATTGGGAATGGTGGAAACAAAGGGACTGATCGGATCGGTGGAAGCGGCGGACGCGATGGTCAAAGCGGCGGACGTGAAGCTTGTGGGCAAGGAACAAATCGGTTCGGGGCTGGTGACGGTGATGGTGCGCGGTGACGTGGGCGCGGTCAAGGCGGCGGTGGACGCGGGCGCGGTAGCGGCCAAAAGAGTGGGCGAGCTGTACGGCGTACATGTGATCCCCAGCCCGCACAGCGACGTGGAGATGATCCTGCCCAAAAAGGTATGA
- the deoC_1 gene encoding deoxyribose-phosphate aldolase: protein MEIQEIVQEVLRELGGTEAASAVSAYCPQAFEVPAHLEHSLLSPDMTREKLREECLVARKCCVAAVCVSPYYVDAAAQALRGSGVAVCAAIGFPQGAMSGAAKAAEARECIENGATELDMALNILAVKSGNMADAREELERVTDIARGKAKVKAVFEHCVYTDSEKAAVLHMVKDCGAEFVKIQNVLSGKGAATEDVRFAKKILGGNVGVKIDGGVKTLEQALQLLAAGAARIGLTATEAVVRQACSL from the coding sequence ATGGAGATACAGGAGATCGTACAGGAAGTGCTGCGGGAACTTGGCGGCACAGAAGCTGCAAGCGCGGTATCGGCGTACTGCCCGCAGGCGTTTGAGGTGCCGGCGCATCTGGAGCATTCGCTCTTAAGTCCGGACATGACGCGGGAAAAGCTGCGCGAGGAATGCCTGGTGGCAAGGAAATGCTGCGTGGCGGCGGTATGCGTATCGCCGTACTATGTGGACGCGGCGGCGCAGGCGCTGCGCGGGTCGGGTGTTGCGGTATGCGCGGCCATTGGATTTCCGCAGGGGGCGATGTCCGGCGCGGCAAAGGCGGCGGAGGCGCGCGAGTGCATTGAAAACGGCGCGACAGAACTGGATATGGCCCTCAATATATTGGCGGTGAAGTCAGGAAATATGGCGGACGCGCGCGAAGAGCTCGAGCGGGTGACGGATATTGCCAGAGGCAAGGCAAAGGTCAAGGCGGTATTTGAGCACTGCGTATACACGGACAGCGAAAAGGCGGCGGTGCTGCATATGGTAAAGGACTGCGGGGCAGAGTTTGTGAAGATACAGAACGTGCTCAGCGGCAAGGGCGCGGCAACGGAGGATGTACGCTTCGCAAAGAAGATCCTCGGTGGCAATGTGGGCGTCAAGATCGACGGCGGGGTAAAGACGCTCGAGCAGGCGCTGCAGCTGCTCGCAGCAGGCGCGGCGCGCATTGGCCTCACCGCTACGGAGGCGGTTGTCAGGCAGGCGTGCTCACTTTGA
- the deoR_1 gene encoding deoxyribonucleoside regulator encodes MSKNMDNRELNLMISVIKKYYELGMNQEQIAKEEFISKSSVCRLIKKAQDNGFVSYKINYPMESIRSLENEFHKRFKLNKVFITPAYTEDTQIRLQDTCRSVADDICKIIRASDSIGISWGTTMEQVAAALDALPNNKKCEKIIMMNGSVAGDVASLKSSQTVERFADFFSAEGYILPVPLLVDSKIVANLIRIDSHVQNVMNMAIASQFAVLSIGGVSPQTVLMRRNAYTKAEYDEIMAMGAVGDIAGRYFDMNGCEVCATIAERTLGIELKELKKKKIRMGIAVGNHKVRAVIGALRGNIVNMLYMDEMTAQAVIEFLKNNERENQNESSKDV; translated from the coding sequence TTGTCAAAGAATATGGATAACCGAGAATTGAATTTGATGATCAGCGTGATCAAGAAGTACTACGAGCTTGGGATGAACCAGGAGCAGATTGCCAAAGAAGAGTTCATTTCCAAATCTTCCGTATGCCGCCTGATCAAAAAGGCCCAGGACAACGGATTCGTAAGTTACAAAATAAATTATCCCATGGAATCGATACGCAGCCTGGAAAATGAGTTTCACAAACGGTTTAAACTTAACAAGGTATTTATCACGCCTGCATATACAGAAGATACGCAAATTCGTTTACAAGACACCTGCAGATCGGTAGCGGACGATATTTGCAAAATAATCAGGGCGAGCGATAGCATCGGAATATCCTGGGGAACGACTATGGAACAGGTGGCTGCCGCCCTGGACGCGCTGCCCAATAATAAAAAATGCGAAAAAATCATTATGATGAACGGATCTGTTGCGGGGGACGTAGCGTCACTGAAATCGAGTCAGACAGTAGAACGTTTCGCAGATTTTTTTTCGGCGGAGGGTTACATTCTGCCCGTGCCATTACTGGTAGACAGTAAGATTGTCGCCAACTTGATTCGTATTGATTCCCATGTCCAAAACGTAATGAATATGGCGATCGCATCGCAATTTGCGGTTTTGAGCATAGGCGGCGTTTCGCCGCAAACGGTTTTGATGCGCAGAAACGCGTACACCAAGGCGGAATACGACGAGATCATGGCCATGGGCGCCGTAGGCGATATTGCCGGAAGATATTTTGATATGAACGGCTGTGAAGTGTGTGCGACAATTGCGGAGCGTACCCTCGGAATCGAGCTCAAGGAACTAAAGAAAAAGAAGATCAGGATGGGAATTGCGGTAGGCAATCATAAAGTTAGGGCAGTTATCGGTGCATTACGCGGAAATATTGTCAATATGCTATATATGGACGAGATGACGGCGCAGGCAGTGATTGAATTTTTGAAAAACAACGAAAGAGAGAATCAAAATGAAAGCAGTAAGGATGTATAA
- a CDS encoding galactitol-1-phosphate 5-dehydrogenase yields the protein MYKPGDLRVEEVPQPVPTDDEVLLKVMACGVCGSDIPRVNTYGAHIAPLTIGHEFSARVEQAGRNIKNFKAGDRVTVPPLMPCYQCEWCKKGLYSLCENYDYFGSRRDGAMAQYVCAPEANLMKLPDNVDYIDAATTDPCANAIHGLRQARVQEGDTVCIYGAGPIGLFAIQCARVFGAKTVIAADLGDKKLSVARECGADYVIDSKEQDAVAAVAQITGGGMADVVLDFTGAPAAQINAVNSAGKMGRVVLVGISHKGLSLGEKEVDNIMRGQISLIGSWNSFTDPFPGYDWTESLKLFAEGKITAKPMISHKLDLEEAPEIFKKIAAGGFFFNKILFLPNGKEME from the coding sequence ATGTATAAGCCTGGGGACCTGCGGGTGGAAGAAGTGCCGCAGCCTGTGCCCACGGATGATGAAGTGTTGTTAAAGGTAATGGCGTGCGGGGTGTGCGGATCGGATATACCACGGGTGAACACGTACGGGGCGCATATCGCGCCGTTGACAATCGGGCACGAGTTTTCAGCGCGCGTCGAGCAGGCAGGCAGGAACATTAAAAACTTCAAGGCAGGGGATCGGGTAACGGTGCCGCCGCTGATGCCGTGCTACCAGTGCGAGTGGTGCAAAAAGGGCCTGTACTCGCTGTGCGAAAACTACGATTACTTCGGCTCGCGGCGGGATGGGGCGATGGCGCAGTATGTGTGCGCGCCTGAAGCCAACCTGATGAAGCTGCCGGACAATGTGGATTACATCGACGCGGCGACGACGGACCCGTGCGCCAACGCGATCCACGGACTGCGGCAGGCGCGGGTGCAGGAGGGAGATACGGTGTGTATCTATGGCGCGGGGCCGATCGGGCTGTTCGCCATCCAGTGCGCCAGGGTGTTTGGGGCAAAGACTGTGATCGCAGCAGACCTGGGGGATAAGAAACTGTCCGTAGCTAGGGAATGCGGCGCGGACTATGTCATCGACTCCAAAGAGCAGGACGCGGTCGCGGCGGTCGCGCAGATTACAGGCGGCGGGATGGCGGACGTGGTGCTCGACTTTACGGGAGCGCCGGCGGCGCAGATCAATGCCGTCAACTCGGCCGGAAAGATGGGGCGCGTGGTGCTGGTAGGAATATCGCACAAGGGGCTCAGCCTGGGAGAAAAGGAAGTGGACAACATCATGCGCGGGCAGATCTCGCTGATCGGGTCGTGGAACAGTTTTACGGATCCATTCCCGGGATACGACTGGACAGAGTCCTTAAAGCTGTTTGCGGAGGGAAAGATCACGGCAAAGCCGATGATCAGTCATAAGCTGGATCTGGAAGAGGCGCCGGAGATTTTCAAAAAGATCGCGGCGGGAGGATTTTTCTTCAACAAGATCCTGTTCCTGCCGAACGGGAAAGAGATGGAGTGA
- a CDS encoding alcohol dehydrogenase: MLACIYNEEGKMELVEKERPQAKADTAVMRVLATSICGTDFRTYLYGSQKISPGTTLGHEMCGEIVEIGALVKGFSTGDIVTVTPALGCGKCRMCKKGHTNMCDHLETLGFQYDGSFAQYMEIPARYFETGSVNLVPQGVAYADAALAEPIACAINAQEFLCIGKGDYVAIFGSGFIGCMHAELAFASGAGKVIMIEPNEARRQAAGELVPDIHMLRGGDGLLGQVMELTDGRGVDVAVVACSVGAAQSDAMRIIGKRGRISLFGGLPSESCGFLDSNIIHYKELGVYGVHASTTPQNRKALEWIAQGKIDAGKFITKKYALENILEALEDIRTKGIMKAVVSFT; encoded by the coding sequence ATGCTGGCATGTATATACAACGAAGAAGGAAAGATGGAGCTGGTAGAAAAGGAACGGCCGCAGGCGAAAGCGGACACGGCGGTAATGCGCGTGCTGGCAACGTCCATTTGCGGAACGGACTTCCGCACGTATCTTTACGGGAGCCAAAAGATCAGCCCAGGGACGACGCTGGGGCATGAGATGTGCGGCGAGATCGTGGAAATCGGGGCTTTGGTAAAAGGCTTTTCCACGGGGGACATCGTAACGGTGACGCCGGCGCTTGGTTGCGGCAAATGCAGGATGTGTAAGAAGGGACATACCAACATGTGCGACCACCTGGAGACGCTGGGATTCCAGTATGACGGGAGCTTTGCGCAGTATATGGAGATTCCGGCGCGCTACTTTGAGACGGGAAGCGTCAATTTGGTGCCGCAGGGCGTCGCGTATGCGGACGCGGCCTTGGCCGAGCCTATTGCCTGCGCGATCAACGCGCAGGAGTTCCTGTGTATCGGGAAAGGAGACTATGTGGCGATCTTCGGTTCAGGGTTCATCGGCTGCATGCACGCGGAGCTGGCGTTCGCATCCGGAGCGGGCAAGGTGATTATGATCGAGCCGAACGAGGCGCGCCGGCAGGCGGCGGGCGAACTGGTACCTGATATTCATATGCTGCGGGGCGGAGACGGCCTTTTGGGGCAGGTGATGGAGCTGACGGACGGACGCGGCGTGGACGTGGCGGTCGTGGCCTGCTCGGTAGGAGCGGCGCAGTCAGACGCCATGAGGATCATCGGCAAGCGCGGCAGGATCAGCCTCTTTGGAGGACTGCCGTCTGAGAGCTGCGGTTTTTTGGACAGCAATATCATTCACTACAAGGAACTGGGGGTGTACGGCGTGCATGCGTCGACCACACCGCAGAACAGGAAAGCGTTGGAGTGGATCGCGCAGGGGAAGATCGACGCGGGCAAGTTTATCACCAAAAAGTATGCGCTGGAGAATATCTTAGAGGCGCTGGAGGATATACGGACAAAGGGAATTATGAAAGCAGTCGTCAGTTTTACATGA
- the deoC_2 gene encoding deoxyribose-phosphate aldolase: MDINEIIRQVTQEVCSKYAGDGVQAGGAEMSAGSLAKYIDHTILKPEASLEDVRKICEEAKKYQFASVCVNPGYIRFVAENLAGSGVTPCCVIGFPLGACTAEAKAYEASDAAANGAKEVDMVINVGAIKSGDWQTVKRDIEAVVGAVAGRAIVKVIIETCLLTDEEKVRACAVAKLAGAHFVKTSTGFSKGGATVEDVKLMRETVGEEMGVKASGGVKTYEDAVAMIKAGASRLGTSSGVAIVSGGGDTHKCINCGACKQQCPTGNATIIKNCY; encoded by the coding sequence ATGGATATTAATGAGATCATACGGCAGGTCACACAGGAAGTGTGCAGCAAATATGCGGGGGACGGCGTACAGGCAGGCGGCGCGGAGATGTCCGCGGGGTCGCTGGCAAAGTACATCGACCATACTATCTTAAAGCCGGAGGCGTCCTTAGAGGATGTGCGCAAGATATGCGAGGAGGCAAAGAAGTACCAGTTTGCCAGCGTATGCGTGAACCCGGGATATATCCGCTTTGTAGCGGAAAACCTCGCGGGCAGCGGGGTAACGCCGTGCTGCGTGATCGGCTTTCCACTGGGGGCGTGCACGGCAGAGGCCAAGGCATACGAAGCATCGGACGCTGCTGCAAACGGCGCTAAGGAAGTGGATATGGTGATCAATGTTGGGGCTATCAAGTCAGGGGACTGGCAGACGGTGAAGCGCGACATCGAGGCGGTGGTAGGCGCGGTAGCCGGACGTGCGATCGTCAAGGTGATTATTGAGACATGCCTTTTGACGGACGAGGAAAAGGTCAGGGCGTGCGCGGTTGCAAAGCTTGCGGGGGCGCATTTTGTGAAGACGTCCACAGGGTTTTCCAAGGGCGGCGCGACGGTTGAAGACGTTAAGCTGATGCGCGAGACGGTAGGAGAAGAGATGGGTGTGAAAGCGTCGGGCGGCGTCAAGACATACGAGGACGCGGTGGCAATGATCAAGGCCGGGGCCAGCAGGCTGGGCACGAGCTCGGGCGTTGCTATCGTATCCGGCGGCGGCGATACGCACAAGTGCATAAACTGCGGCGCCTGCAAGCAGCAATGCCCTACCGGCAACGCTACCATCATCAAGAATTGTTATTGA
- a CDS encoding AP endonuclease, with product MKYPKIYLVLDNCYAIKRWIRPKDWMELSKEIGFTYVQASTDNEIDPLFATREYMDDWFYEVKQAEKETGIKVANFYTGYQTYRTAGLAHYDERVRKHLVEDWVKNLVARIHDLGAAGLGFSLFAVSHKDLQDAEKYCAVTDMIYEQMAEIAEYAYQNGKVQVSFEQMYAPHQPPFTIDGTKIYLKSIYEKRNCPAYVTIDVGHMTGQKYFVRPDEDTIRHSFGQEKCEAWLGSDKAYEIWKRAKRDGNRSEAIKEIIADMDKHTYLFSGQKDGDIYEWLKELAVYSPIIHMQQTDGNHASHAAFTKETNKAGIVTGEKLLRAIKESYDKYGSQAIQPPVEDIYLSFEIFAANTEKRCEIVDKLKQTLAYWRQFVPEDGISLGQII from the coding sequence ATGAAATACCCAAAAATCTATCTGGTACTGGACAATTGCTATGCGATCAAGCGGTGGATCAGGCCAAAGGACTGGATGGAGCTTTCGAAAGAAATCGGTTTCACATATGTTCAGGCGAGTACGGACAATGAAATCGATCCGTTATTTGCAACTCGGGAGTATATGGATGATTGGTTTTACGAAGTAAAGCAGGCGGAAAAAGAAACAGGGATAAAAGTGGCCAATTTCTATACCGGTTACCAGACCTACCGTACCGCAGGACTGGCGCACTATGACGAAAGAGTGAGAAAGCATCTGGTAGAAGATTGGGTGAAAAACCTGGTGGCCCGTATTCACGATCTTGGCGCTGCGGGGCTGGGATTTTCACTGTTTGCGGTTTCTCATAAGGATTTGCAGGATGCGGAGAAGTATTGCGCGGTTACGGATATGATCTATGAACAAATGGCGGAGATTGCGGAATATGCATACCAAAACGGTAAAGTGCAGGTAAGTTTTGAACAAATGTACGCACCGCACCAGCCGCCGTTTACGATTGACGGAACAAAAATATATTTGAAAAGCATTTATGAAAAACGAAATTGTCCGGCCTATGTGACCATCGACGTGGGGCATATGACAGGACAAAAATACTTTGTACGGCCGGACGAGGATACCATCCGCCATTCCTTTGGGCAGGAAAAATGTGAGGCATGGTTGGGAAGCGACAAGGCTTATGAAATCTGGAAGCGCGCCAAACGAGATGGAAACAGATCGGAAGCCATCAAAGAAATCATAGCGGATATGGATAAACATACCTATTTGTTCTCAGGGCAAAAGGACGGAGACATCTACGAATGGTTAAAGGAACTGGCCGTTTATTCCCCCATTATCCATATGCAGCAAACGGATGGAAATCATGCCAGTCATGCGGCATTTACAAAAGAGACGAACAAGGCGGGGATCGTGACCGGCGAAAAATTGCTGCGGGCGATCAAGGAATCCTATGATAAATACGGCTCGCAAGCGATCCAGCCGCCGGTAGAAGACATTTACCTGAGTTTTGAAATTTTTGCGGCAAATACGGAAAAACGTTGTGAAATTGTAGATAAACTCAAACAAACGCTCGCTTATTGGAGACAGTTTGTGCCGGAAGACGGGATCAGTCTTGGGCAGATCATATAA
- the tpiA_1 gene encoding triosephosphate isomerase, with the protein MRKPIIAGNWKMNKTPSETVGLIRELKPLVAGAKAEIVVCPMAVSLFAAKEALAGSNIRLGAQNVHFEDAGAYTGEWSCDSLLELGVEYVIIGHSERRQYFKETDESVNKKVRKALQKGLKPIVCVGERLEQKQKGVTAEAVCMQTKLALEGLTAGDMEDIVIAYEPVWAIGTGMTATSAEANRTIREIRRAVRELYGDAAEAVRIQYGGSMNAKNAAELMAMSDIDGGLIGGASLKAQDFAKVVNY; encoded by the coding sequence ATGAGGAAACCGATCATCGCAGGGAACTGGAAAATGAACAAGACGCCGTCGGAGACGGTGGGGCTGATCCGTGAGCTAAAGCCACTGGTGGCGGGGGCAAAGGCAGAGATAGTCGTGTGCCCGATGGCAGTCAGCCTGTTTGCCGCCAAAGAGGCGCTCGCAGGATCGAATATACGCCTGGGCGCGCAAAACGTGCATTTCGAGGACGCGGGCGCGTATACGGGCGAATGGAGCTGCGACAGCCTGCTCGAACTGGGGGTGGAGTACGTCATCATCGGGCATTCGGAACGCAGGCAGTATTTCAAGGAAACGGATGAAAGTGTGAACAAAAAGGTGAGGAAAGCCCTGCAAAAAGGGCTGAAGCCGATCGTATGCGTAGGCGAGCGCCTGGAGCAAAAACAAAAGGGCGTGACGGCAGAGGCAGTATGTATGCAGACCAAGCTGGCGCTCGAGGGGCTGACGGCAGGCGATATGGAAGATATTGTGATCGCGTACGAGCCGGTATGGGCGATAGGCACGGGAATGACGGCGACGAGCGCAGAAGCGAACAGGACGATCCGCGAAATCCGCCGGGCGGTGCGCGAGCTATACGGGGATGCGGCGGAGGCTGTGCGTATCCAGTACGGCGGTAGCATGAACGCCAAAAATGCGGCGGAGCTGATGGCGATGAGCGACATTGACGGGGGATTGATCGGCGGAGCGAGCCTCAAGGCGCAGGATTTTGCTAAAGTGGTCAACTACTGA
- a CDS encoding hydrolase, whose translation MRIKAEDSAVLVIDYQERLVPVIHDNVSIVEKTVTLLKGARALGLPFILPRQYPKGLGDIIGEVKEAVGEYTPFDKLSFSACGETEIMDHLRSLGKKHVVVCGVEAHVCVLQSVIDLIAAGFTPVLAADCIGSRFPYDKEIALLRAQQEGALLTTAEAILFEMTERAGSDTFKTISKLVK comes from the coding sequence ATGCGTATCAAAGCAGAAGATTCGGCAGTCCTTGTGATCGATTACCAGGAACGCCTCGTACCCGTCATTCACGACAATGTCTCTATTGTCGAAAAAACAGTAACGCTCCTGAAAGGGGCACGCGCCTTAGGGCTTCCTTTTATCCTGCCACGTCAATATCCTAAGGGCCTTGGCGATATTATAGGCGAGGTAAAGGAAGCGGTAGGTGAGTATACGCCGTTTGATAAGCTGAGCTTCTCTGCCTGCGGCGAAACGGAAATCATGGACCATTTACGTTCCCTCGGAAAAAAGCATGTGGTCGTGTGCGGCGTCGAAGCGCATGTGTGCGTCTTGCAAAGTGTCATCGACCTTATCGCCGCCGGATTTACGCCTGTGCTCGCAGCCGACTGTATCGGTTCCCGTTTTCCGTATGACAAGGAAATCGCCCTTTTGCGCGCACAGCAAGAAGGCGCCCTTCTGACGACAGCGGAAGCCATTCTTTTTGAGATGACGGAGCGCGCGGGCAGCGATACTTTCAAAACGATCTCCAAACTGGTAAAATAA
- a CDS encoding transposase, with amino-acid sequence MAVFRVERTKGFTVMSNYHLNDKTISLKAKGLLSQMLSLPESWDFTLRGLACINKESLDAIRTAVLELEEHGYITRRQKRGSNGKLSKIEYTIYEQPQQNQLSSPRLGNPNTAAQPRLDKPCLENPNTVKPNTVLPHTGNPTQLNTKETMTEKSITDPATIYQSIRPASSEPVPVDDRIDRIDKVKAYREIIKENIEYDHLAERYGYERMDELVELMLETVLAQRPYIRIAGDNYPREVVKSRFLKVTPSHVEYVFDCLDNNTTKVRNIKAYLLSALYNAPATMDSYYRAEVNHDLYG; translated from the coding sequence ATGGCAGTCTTTCGCGTAGAACGCACCAAAGGCTTTACGGTGATGTCGAACTATCACTTAAACGATAAGACCATCAGCCTAAAGGCAAAGGGCTTGCTGTCACAAATGCTCTCGCTGCCCGAATCATGGGATTTTACCTTGCGCGGGCTGGCATGTATCAACAAAGAAAGTCTCGATGCTATCCGTACCGCCGTACTGGAATTAGAGGAACATGGATATATCACCCGCCGACAGAAGCGCGGTTCAAATGGCAAACTCTCCAAAATCGAATACACGATCTATGAGCAACCCCAGCAAAATCAGCTTTCTTCACCGCGTTTGGGAAATCCCAACACGGCAGCGCAACCGCGTTTGGATAAACCGTGTTTGGAAAATCCAAATACGGTAAAGCCGAATACGGTTCTTCCGCATACGGGAAACCCAACGCAATTAAATACTAAAGAAACAATGACTGAAAAATCAATAACGGATCCAGCAACTATCTATCAATCAATCCGGCCTGCTTCAAGCGAGCCGGTCCCTGTTGATGATAGGATAGATAGGATTGATAAGGTCAAAGCCTATCGTGAAATCATTAAAGAGAATATTGAGTATGATCACCTTGCGGAACGATATGGCTATGAGCGTATGGATGAATTGGTGGAGCTGATGCTGGAAACAGTTTTAGCCCAGCGTCCCTACATTCGCATTGCTGGAGACAATTATCCGAGGGAAGTTGTAAAAAGTCGATTCCTCAAAGTAACTCCTTCCCATGTTGAGTATGTGTTTGATTGCTTGGATAACAACACGACAAAGGTTCGCAACATCAAAGCCTACCTTCTATCGGCGCTATATAATGCACCGGCCACGATGGATAGCTATTATCGTGCCGAAGTCAATCATGATTTGTACGGATAA